AACCAGTTGGGCGGTCTTGGCGGTGCCAGCAAGGCCGATGCCATCCTCCAAGCGCAGATCGCAAGGACAGAGAGGCTGATCGAGGTGGGTGCACTCATCTCGATCGTCACCCACCCGGAACCCGGACTGTCAGAACGGCCCGATTTTCTCGAGGTTTACTCTCGATATCTAGATTACATCTGCAATTGCCGCGATATCTGGTTCGCGACGGCAGGTGAACTTTTCAAGTACTGGTCCCAAAACAACGACGGTTCGGGTCCTCGGATAACAAATCCACCGCAGCCGCCTGAGGTGCTGACCCAATGAAATCCGCTCTGAACTACCCAGGCCTCGACAGCCAACCCGATCAGGGGCAGAGCAGTGGTGTGTTGTTTCAATACTTGAAGCGGTTCTTGCGCGCGCAGTTCGGGCGCCCCACGGGGCTATGTGGATATCTGGCGGGCATGCTGATGGCCCGAACCCCCTCGAACCTGGATCGCATCCGCTGGACGCTGTCGTTGTTGGACGTCAGGCCCAACCATCGCATTTTGGAAATAGGCTTCGGTCCGGGAATTGCCATCCAGCTGCTGAGCAAGGTTGTCGCAGACGGATCGATCGTCGGCATCGACCATTCCGAAGTGATGTTGGAGCAGGCGCGCAAGCGCAACGCGAGAGCGGTGCGGAATGGGCGTGTCAGCTTGCATCTTGGATCAGTTTTGACGGTACCACCTTTTCCCGAGTCTTTTGACCGAATCTTCACCATCAATTCGATTCACTTCTGGGACAAACCCGTCGACTGTTTGAAAACCTTACATACCTGGCTGCGGCCAGGCGGCTTGATAGCCGTGACCGTCCAGCCGAGATCCCGAAACGCGACCGACGCAACGGCCAGGGTCATGGGGAATGAGTTGGCGGCGAATCTGGAGCGTGCAGGGTTTTCACAATGCCGGTTGGAGATCCGGCAGGCCAAACCAGTGGCCGTGGCGTGTGCCCTGGGCACCAAATAGGAGATCAACAGACATGTCCCACGCAACTGTGCAAGACAGTCACCAAATGATATTCTCCCCGGACCAAGCGAAACCGTACCGGCAGCCGGTAGCGCAAACGCTACATCAACTCTTGACCGGCCGGGCTCGCACCGCCCCTGGGTTGTGCGCAATCGCGGCTCCCGGACGACCCCCTCTCACGTACTCGTGCCTGCTCCGGCAAGTTGAGCGGACGGTGGAAGCGCTGCGCGCGCTCGGGTTGAATCGGAATGATCGGGTGGCATTGGTATTGCCGAACGGGCCAGAGATGGCAGTGGCGTTTCTCGCCGTGGCGGCCGGTGCAACGTGCGCTCCTCTCAATCCAGGGTACCGTGAAAGCGAATTCGACTTCTACCTGTCCGACCTGAATGCGCGTGCCTTGATCATTGGGTCGAACCAGGACTCTCCTGCGAGGAACGTAGCCCGGGCCCGTGGCATTCCTATCATCGAACTGACGCCGGACGTCGCCGCACCAGCAGGCGTGTTTGCCCTGACCGGTGCGGCACCGGGAACCGCGGCCCAGGATGGATTCGCGGAACCCGACGACATCGCCCTGGTCCTGCACACATCGGGGACTACTGCGCGGCCGAAAATGGTCCCGCTGACGCACTCCAACATCTGCAACTCCGGCCACAGCATCTCGCTGACACTCGAACTGAACGAGAAGGACCGCTGCCTTAACATCATGCCTTTATTTCACATTCATGGCTTGATCGGAGCGGTCGTTTCCTCCATGACGGCAGGCGCAAGTGTGGTCTGCACCCCGGGCTTCGACGCCGAACGGTTCTTTGAGTGGACAGATGACCTGGAGCCGACCTGGTACACCGCGGTTCCTACCATGCATTCGGCCGTCCTCCCTCGTACCCCGGCTCATCGGGAGATCATCGCGCGGCGTCCTCTGCGTTTCATTCGTTCCTGTTCCGCCGCGATGCCGCAACGGCTGCTGACAGAGCTGGAGGAGGCATATGGAACAAGAGTTATCGAGTCTTATGGCATGACCGAAGGGGCCCATGCCATATCGAGCAACCCTCTTCCGCCGTTACCCCGAAAGCTGAATTCGGTCGGCATGGCTGCCGGACCCGATATAGCCGTCATGGATGCGGTCGGAAACCTGCTGCCGGTTGGTGAAGTCGGCGAGGTCGTGCTCCGCGGACCGAATGTCATGCGGGGCTATGAAAACAACCCGGCGGCAAACCAGAGCAATTTCCACGATGGCTGGTTTCGTACCGGTGACCAAGGACGGTTTGACGGCGACGGCTATCTGTACCTCATCGGCCGCCTCAAGGAAATCATTAATCGCGGCGGGGAGAAGATCGCCCCGAGGGAGGTGGACGACATTCTGTGTCAGCACCCCGCAGTGTCGCAAGCCGTTGCCTTTGCGGTGCCCCATCCCACGCTTGGCGAAGATGTCGCCGCTGCCGTCGTCCTGAAGCCGAATGCTGCCGTATCGGAAAGCGAAATTCTTCAGTTTGTCTCCGAGCGACTGGCGGACTTCAAGACCCCGAAACACTTGCTCATCGTTGATCAAATTCCCAAGGGCCCTACCGGAAAAATTCAGCGCATTGGCCTGGCGGACAAGCTGGCCGATAAGCTCGCTTCGAAACTGCAGGCTAACTTCCTCGCGCCGCAGACCTCGATCGAGACGCAACTGAGTGACATCTGGAAGGACATACTGAAACTGGATCGCGTGGGTGTGCGTGACAGCTTCTACGCGCTCGGAGGAGATTCGCTTGCATTGGCGATTATGGTGACCGCCGTTGAGGATCGTTTTAAAATGCCGGTTCCCATGGACAGTGTTCTCCAGGGACCGACGATCGAGAATATTGCCGGCCTGCTTCAACAGGGAACGTCGTCATCGGTCTCCGCCGGTTCATCGGCCCCAGCGGCGCCGGCCGGTGGAAAGCCGATCCGAGATTCGTTCCTGTCGGGCATAAAGAACCGTCTCCTGCAAGCTCTAGCGCTCTATATGCCTGGCTACAAAACTACGCGTGTTTGGCTTCACCGCCTGCGCGGCGTGTCCATTGGCAGCAATGTGTCCATTGGTACAGGGGCATTGATCGAGACTGCATATCCCCAGTTGGTCCGCCTGGGAAATAACGTTTCGATTGGGATGCGCACTATGATCATCGCGCATCTTCGAGACGCCACGGCGGAAGCCAGGGCCAGCCACAGGCATACGGTTCAGATCGAGCAAGACGCCTATATCGGACCGGGCGTGATCATCCTGCCCAACGTGAACATTGGTCAGGGCGCCGTCGTCAGCGCCGGAAGTGTTGTATCTCGATCCGTTCCGGCCCACACTCTGGTGCGGGGAAATCCTGCGGTGCCGATTGCCCATTGCGGCATGTCGCTGGGCGGCGGGGTCCCTTATGAAGAGTTTCTGCGCAGCCTCACACCGATCAAGGACGATAAGTCTCAAGACGAACCTGTGCGCAACCCGTTAACGGCGTCAGGGACCCCGGCTTAGCTCGGCGCATCACGCAAGATCGTGAGGCAAGGTCGATGATGGACCTCGAGTCAATAGCGGTAGGGGGTGAGGCGGCCACTTCGCTGAAGTGTCTGCTCTGTGGAAGCCTGCGGCATCGGGTTGTTTTCAGGGAGCTTGACGTAGACATTCTGCGATGCCTGGACTGCGATCATGTCTTCTCGTCGTTCGCCGCGGATCCTTACTATGATGGATTCTGGGGCGACGAGATCGCGGACGATGGCCACACTTATTGGAGCAAGGCCCGCGACAGGATGTATCAGGACTTTCTCACGAAGTTTGTTGCGAACCGATCGGGACGGCTGCTCGACCTGGGATGTGGTCTCGGGTTTTTCGTGCGGTGCGTCGCAATGTTCGAGAACTGGGAGGCATACGGTTCTGAGATTTCGCCAGCCGCTGTCCGATACGCTCGCGAGAAACTCAAGCTGGACAACATTATCTGTGGCCGGCCCGAAGATCTTGAACTGCCGGAGGGTTCCTTCGACGTTATCACGATGTGGGATGTGATCGATCACATCCTCCACCCCGATCCCCTGCTCCACCGCTGTCGCGCGCTGTTGCGGGACGGGGGAATCTGCTTCCTACGGACCCCGAACGTGCGCGTCCAGTTCCTCAGGGCACGTATCAGCAAATTGGTGAGACTCACACAACCGAGTGGCTCGTGCCTACAGGCTCGCGATCACCTCCACCAATACTCCACGTCCACGATCCAGAAGCTGCTGGTACGCAACGGATTTACGCGGGTTGAATTCATACACCTGCACCCTGTCCAAAACCCCGATAGCTCGGGTGTCCTGAGAGCAGCCAAGAACATGTGTTTCGAGGTCGCGCGAGCGGGCGCCGTCATTAGTAGAGGGTACCTGAATTTCGACAATCTGTTCGTTGTTGCTCGCAAGTGATTTGCTGATTCTGAACCGCGGCCGACCGCGGGGAAGTTAGCGGTCTACTGGGATATTCCGTGGACTCGACCGTAGTACCTGATAGGCAGTGTCAAACCGAAGGGATGCCAATGGCAA
This window of the Terriglobia bacterium genome carries:
- a CDS encoding AMP-binding protein; this translates as MSHATVQDSHQMIFSPDQAKPYRQPVAQTLHQLLTGRARTAPGLCAIAAPGRPPLTYSCLLRQVERTVEALRALGLNRNDRVALVLPNGPEMAVAFLAVAAGATCAPLNPGYRESEFDFYLSDLNARALIIGSNQDSPARNVARARGIPIIELTPDVAAPAGVFALTGAAPGTAAQDGFAEPDDIALVLHTSGTTARPKMVPLTHSNICNSGHSISLTLELNEKDRCLNIMPLFHIHGLIGAVVSSMTAGASVVCTPGFDAERFFEWTDDLEPTWYTAVPTMHSAVLPRTPAHREIIARRPLRFIRSCSAAMPQRLLTELEEAYGTRVIESYGMTEGAHAISSNPLPPLPRKLNSVGMAAGPDIAVMDAVGNLLPVGEVGEVVLRGPNVMRGYENNPAANQSNFHDGWFRTGDQGRFDGDGYLYLIGRLKEIINRGGEKIAPREVDDILCQHPAVSQAVAFAVPHPTLGEDVAAAVVLKPNAAVSESEILQFVSERLADFKTPKHLLIVDQIPKGPTGKIQRIGLADKLADKLASKLQANFLAPQTSIETQLSDIWKDILKLDRVGVRDSFYALGGDSLALAIMVTAVEDRFKMPVPMDSVLQGPTIENIAGLLQQGTSSSVSAGSSAPAAPAGGKPIRDSFLSGIKNRLLQALALYMPGYKTTRVWLHRLRGVSIGSNVSIGTGALIETAYPQLVRLGNNVSIGMRTMIIAHLRDATAEARASHRHTVQIEQDAYIGPGVIILPNVNIGQGAVVSAGSVVSRSVPAHTLVRGNPAVPIAHCGMSLGGGVPYEEFLRSLTPIKDDKSQDEPVRNPLTASGTPA
- a CDS encoding class I SAM-dependent methyltransferase, yielding MMDLESIAVGGEAATSLKCLLCGSLRHRVVFRELDVDILRCLDCDHVFSSFAADPYYDGFWGDEIADDGHTYWSKARDRMYQDFLTKFVANRSGRLLDLGCGLGFFVRCVAMFENWEAYGSEISPAAVRYAREKLKLDNIICGRPEDLELPEGSFDVITMWDVIDHILHPDPLLHRCRALLRDGGICFLRTPNVRVQFLRARISKLVRLTQPSGSCLQARDHLHQYSTSTIQKLLVRNGFTRVEFIHLHPVQNPDSSGVLRAAKNMCFEVARAGAVISRGYLNFDNLFVVARK
- a CDS encoding methyltransferase domain-containing protein, producing the protein MKSALNYPGLDSQPDQGQSSGVLFQYLKRFLRAQFGRPTGLCGYLAGMLMARTPSNLDRIRWTLSLLDVRPNHRILEIGFGPGIAIQLLSKVVADGSIVGIDHSEVMLEQARKRNARAVRNGRVSLHLGSVLTVPPFPESFDRIFTINSIHFWDKPVDCLKTLHTWLRPGGLIAVTVQPRSRNATDATARVMGNELAANLERAGFSQCRLEIRQAKPVAVACALGTK